The following coding sequences are from one Microcoleus sp. AS-A8 window:
- a CDS encoding glycosyltransferase family 2 protein → MGQVQIPAEKHLPSFSIVLETENLANADLKGLSQSLASLAHQDISPTHANEVWLIDSGNAPANLLEQLCEQYPWIKVHQVPLGTGYYKAKMLGAQLSTGEIVVYFDSDCSYERNWLRNILMPFTQGDEVQLVAGETMTRGLGVYGTAMVLAYIFPPYSGEQSLTPTCQYFLNNVAFRREFLLKHPIPISLPLYRGNCAIHAHELCQQGYTLWRQPQARAMHAPPSSLSHWFWRFLLIGHDYYWQNILLAQANLTQGKYQDSMAGMKDKLGVFCDRVGKMLANEPRHLIYLPLAVPVALSTVALVAVGYFITFLKPSYLLKTYNQVLGEV, encoded by the coding sequence ATGGGACAGGTACAGATACCAGCAGAGAAGCACTTACCCAGTTTTTCAATCGTGTTAGAAACAGAAAACTTGGCAAATGCCGACCTTAAGGGTTTGTCTCAGTCTTTGGCGTCCCTCGCGCATCAAGACATTTCGCCAACCCATGCTAATGAGGTGTGGCTGATTGATAGCGGCAATGCTCCCGCCAACCTGCTAGAGCAGCTTTGTGAACAATACCCCTGGATTAAAGTACATCAAGTTCCTCTGGGCACTGGCTATTACAAAGCCAAGATGTTGGGTGCTCAACTGTCTACAGGGGAAATTGTGGTTTATTTTGATTCTGATTGTAGTTATGAGAGGAACTGGTTAAGAAACATCCTGATGCCCTTCACTCAAGGAGATGAGGTTCAACTTGTCGCTGGGGAAACGATGACACGGGGATTAGGGGTGTATGGAACCGCAATGGTACTCGCGTACATCTTTCCCCCCTATTCCGGAGAGCAAAGCCTGACTCCAACCTGTCAATACTTCCTGAATAATGTGGCGTTTCGGCGCGAGTTTCTGCTGAAGCATCCCATTCCGATCTCGCTTCCTCTGTATCGTGGCAATTGTGCCATTCATGCTCACGAGCTTTGTCAGCAAGGGTACACTCTTTGGAGACAGCCGCAAGCGAGGGCAATGCACGCTCCACCATCGAGTTTATCCCATTGGTTCTGGCGGTTTTTGCTGATTGGTCATGATTATTATTGGCAAAATATTCTACTTGCTCAAGCCAATCTGACTCAAGGGAAATACCAGGATTCGATGGCTGGGATGAAGGATAAGTTAGGAGTTTTTTGCGATCGCGTCGGGAAGATGCTAGCAAATGAACCCCGTCACCTAATTTATCTGCCTTTGGCTGTGCCAGTTGCGTTGAGTACTGTCGCTTTAGTGGCTGTGGGTTATTTTATTACTTTTTTGAAACCTAGTTATTTACTGAAGACTTACAACCAGGTTCTGGGTGAAGTTTAA
- a CDS encoding cyclic peptide export ABC transporter, with translation MNLIYFLLRSSWRMVAIAIVTGFLSGGSSAGLIALIGHAMGSGIASAPTSIAWGFAGLALVALLTSILARVVLIHLSQNAIFQLQMRLSRQILATELSHLEKLGFPRLLATLTEDVQAISNAVYIIPFLCINIAIVAGGLVYITWLSWKVFLIVVVLSVIALGSCRVLLKRARQLIALAREEQDQLFNHFRTITEGVKELKLNYQRRQDFLTQDLQATATNFRRHNTEGLTLFATTDSWGKLIFFFAIGLVLFVLPNLIVIDLQTLAGYVLTFTYLIGPMDNIVNKLPLISKANVALQKIETLGFSLTSCNEAAMIPPQLKSSWQSLEFKGVTHTYQREQEDINFTVGPINLTLRPGQLLFIIGGNGSGKSTLAKLITGLYIPETGEIQLDGKLINQQNREWYRQHFSVVFSDFYLFERLLGFDNADLDQQAKEYLKQLQLDHKVKVEQGRLSTTALSQGQQKRLALLSAYLEDRPIYLFDEWAADQDPLFKEIFYTQFLPQLRDRGKTLLVISHDDHYFYLADRMIKLDYGMVEFDKRSHP, from the coding sequence ATGAATTTAATTTACTTTCTCCTGCGCTCTTCCTGGAGAATGGTGGCGATCGCCATTGTCACTGGTTTTTTGAGTGGGGGTAGTAGCGCGGGTTTGATTGCACTGATCGGTCATGCTATGGGTAGCGGTATCGCTTCCGCCCCAACATCGATCGCGTGGGGTTTTGCTGGATTGGCGCTGGTTGCGCTCCTAACGAGTATCTTAGCGAGGGTAGTGCTGATTCACCTCTCCCAAAATGCCATCTTCCAACTCCAAATGCGCTTGAGTCGCCAAATTCTCGCCACGGAGTTAAGCCATCTCGAAAAGCTGGGTTTCCCCCGCCTGTTGGCAACCCTCACGGAAGATGTCCAAGCTATTTCTAATGCTGTTTATATCATTCCTTTCTTATGTATTAACATTGCCATTGTTGCGGGAGGCTTAGTCTACATCACTTGGCTATCCTGGAAAGTCTTTCTGATTGTTGTGGTGTTGTCGGTGATTGCATTAGGCAGTTGTCGGGTGCTGCTCAAACGCGCAAGGCAACTAATTGCCCTCGCCCGCGAAGAACAAGACCAACTGTTTAACCACTTCCGCACCATTACCGAAGGAGTGAAAGAACTCAAACTTAACTATCAACGCCGCCAAGATTTCCTCACCCAAGATTTGCAAGCTACAGCAACTAACTTCCGCCGTCATAATACCGAGGGTTTGACTTTATTTGCCACTACCGATAGCTGGGGTAAACTCATCTTTTTTTTCGCGATCGGTTTAGTCCTATTCGTGCTGCCAAATCTCATCGTTATCGATTTGCAAACTCTCGCCGGCTACGTCTTGACCTTCACGTATTTAATCGGCCCCATGGATAATATTGTCAACAAACTTCCCCTCATTAGTAAAGCTAATGTGGCTTTGCAGAAGATTGAAACATTAGGTTTTTCGCTCACGAGTTGCAATGAAGCGGCGATGATTCCACCTCAGCTCAAGTCATCTTGGCAAAGCTTGGAATTCAAAGGTGTGACTCATACGTATCAACGAGAGCAAGAAGACATCAACTTTACCGTTGGCCCGATTAACCTGACGCTTCGACCCGGACAATTACTGTTCATCATCGGCGGCAATGGCAGTGGTAAATCAACCCTGGCAAAGCTGATTACCGGACTCTACATTCCAGAAACAGGAGAAATTCAGTTAGATGGAAAACTTATTAATCAGCAAAATCGGGAATGGTATCGCCAACATTTCTCTGTAGTTTTCTCCGATTTTTATTTGTTTGAGCGACTGTTGGGGTTTGATAACGCGGATTTAGATCAGCAAGCTAAAGAATACCTCAAGCAACTCCAACTCGACCACAAAGTTAAAGTTGAACAGGGAAGACTCTCGACCACTGCCCTTTCTCAAGGACAGCAGAAACGATTGGCGTTATTGAGCGCCTATTTAGAAGATCGACCGATTTATCTATTTGACGAGTGGGCGGCAGATCAAGACCCCCTATTTAAGGAAATCTTCTACACACAGTTTCTCCCTCAACTCAGAGATAGGGGCAAAACCTTACTCGTCATCAGCCATGATGACCACTATTTTTACTTAGCAGACCGCATGATCAAACTGGACTATGGCATGGTCGAGTTTGACAAGCGATCGCACCCATAA
- a CDS encoding phytoene/squalene synthase family protein, with protein MALREDALEVLEETSRTFYIPISYLPLRLQEAVTSAYLCMRAIDEIEDHPSVDNPSKAKLLRMISLKLQAAVNGFALHDFSEGFSLHQEILPEVSIRIGEWSSLAPEDIAPRIWDATAAMADRMAYWADNNWSIQTESDLDRYTFSVAGAVGLLLSDLWTWYDGTQTNRMQAVGFGRGLQAVNILRNHTDDLARGVDFYPEGWSKDAMQAYARRNLALADAYTNALPEGPALTFCQIPLLLAHGTLDALSNGKEKLSRSDVLALIEQVAKRETAIG; from the coding sequence ATGGCTCTACGTGAAGATGCCTTAGAAGTTTTAGAAGAAACTAGCCGGACTTTTTACATCCCAATTAGTTATTTACCCTTGAGGCTGCAAGAAGCCGTCACATCCGCTTACTTATGTATGCGTGCCATTGATGAAATCGAAGATCATCCAAGCGTCGATAATCCCTCTAAGGCAAAACTGTTGCGAATGATTAGCCTGAAGTTGCAAGCCGCTGTTAATGGCTTTGCGCTCCATGACTTCTCTGAGGGATTCAGTCTACACCAAGAAATATTACCAGAGGTAAGCATTCGGATTGGCGAATGGTCAAGTTTGGCACCTGAAGATATTGCGCCTCGGATTTGGGATGCTACGGCAGCCATGGCGGATCGAATGGCTTACTGGGCAGATAACAACTGGAGTATTCAAACCGAATCGGACTTAGATCGATATACTTTTAGCGTTGCAGGTGCGGTGGGATTGTTACTCTCCGACTTATGGACTTGGTATGATGGGACCCAGACAAACCGGATGCAGGCGGTTGGGTTTGGTCGAGGGTTACAAGCGGTCAACATTCTCCGTAACCACACCGACGATCTGGCGCGTGGAGTAGACTTTTATCCCGAAGGTTGGAGTAAAGATGCGATGCAAGCTTATGCACGTCGCAATTTAGCCCTTGCCGATGCCTACACCAACGCGCTTCCGGAGGGTCCGGCTTTGACGTTTTGCCAAATTCCCCTGCTGTTGGCTCATGGCACCTTGGATGCATTGAGTAACGGTAAAGAGAAGCTTAGCCGTAGTGATGTGCTGGCTCTAATTGAACAGGTAGCGAAGCGTGAGACAGCGATTGGATAA